One genomic region from Kamptonema formosum PCC 6407 encodes:
- a CDS encoding molybdopterin oxidoreductase family protein, whose amino-acid sequence MESIKTLCPYCGVGCGLEVSSPTKPGQSWKVKGDREHPSSMGMVCVKGATVTESIQRDRLLYPMMRDSLDEPFRRASWDEALNAIVNRIQTVRATSGPDALCMYGSGQFVTEDYYVAQKLIKGCLGTNNFDANSRLCMSSAVAGYVQSFGADGPPCCYDDLELTDCAFIIGSNTAECHPIIFNRLAKYHKKNADVKMIVVDPRRTPTAEAADLHLAIKPGTDIDLLNGIAYILLQWGDVHAPFIDECTTNFAAFTEVIKYYPPQFVADRCGISVDELKTAARYWQESKRILSLWSMGMNQSSEGTAKVRSLINLHLMTGQIGKPGCGPFSLTGQPNAMGGREAGGLSHILPGYRFVRSEKHRAEVEEFWGLPAGSISPIPGRTAWDMMTGLETGEVEFLWIAATNPAVSMPDLERTKAALRRSPFTVYQEAYYPTETAPFAHILLPATQWSEKTGVMTNSERRVTLCPAFQQPQGEALQDWQIFAEVGRRLGFGDQFTFQTSAEVHSEFVQLTRGQPCDMSGMSHDRLRAEGPMQWPLSEKEEGRRKKEEGRGEKEEGKEDSDRKLAASERLYTDWRFHTPDGKARFAACHSRGLAEPPDPNYPLVLTTGRLYGHWHTLTRTGRTEKINQMHPDPFIEIHPRDAEELGIENGVMVEVRSRRGVCRFPAKITKAIAPGTVFVPMHWGSLWADGAEANTLMHHESCPDSKQPELKACAVQLVPIPVEVVGEKSLLMVSD is encoded by the coding sequence ATGGAAAGTATTAAAACTCTATGTCCCTATTGTGGTGTGGGCTGTGGTTTAGAGGTGTCGTCGCCAACAAAACCAGGTCAGAGTTGGAAGGTGAAAGGCGATCGCGAACATCCCTCTAGTATGGGTATGGTTTGCGTCAAGGGAGCAACAGTCACAGAATCTATTCAGCGCGATCGCCTGCTTTATCCGATGATGCGTGACTCCCTAGATGAACCTTTCCGCCGCGCTAGCTGGGATGAGGCTTTAAATGCAATTGTTAACCGCATTCAAACTGTACGCGCTACTAGCGGCCCAGATGCTCTTTGTATGTATGGTTCGGGTCAATTTGTGACTGAGGACTATTATGTTGCTCAGAAACTAATCAAAGGTTGTCTGGGAACTAATAATTTTGATGCCAATTCTCGGCTCTGTATGTCTTCAGCGGTTGCTGGTTATGTGCAGAGTTTTGGTGCTGATGGCCCGCCTTGTTGCTATGACGATCTAGAGTTAACTGATTGTGCTTTTATCATTGGTAGCAATACCGCAGAATGCCACCCAATTATTTTTAATCGACTGGCAAAATACCATAAGAAAAATGCCGATGTTAAAATGATTGTGGTCGATCCGAGGCGGACTCCTACCGCTGAAGCGGCGGATTTGCACTTAGCAATTAAACCGGGAACGGATATTGATTTGCTGAATGGGATTGCTTATATATTACTACAATGGGGTGATGTTCACGCTCCGTTTATTGATGAATGTACGACTAATTTTGCGGCTTTTACGGAGGTAATTAAATATTATCCACCGCAATTTGTAGCGGACAGATGCGGCATTTCTGTGGATGAATTGAAGACGGCGGCCCGCTATTGGCAAGAATCCAAGCGAATTTTATCGCTGTGGTCGATGGGGATGAATCAGTCTTCTGAGGGGACGGCGAAGGTGCGATCGCTAATTAATTTGCACTTGATGACTGGTCAAATTGGTAAGCCGGGATGCGGCCCTTTTTCTCTTACTGGCCAACCAAACGCGATGGGGGGACGGGAAGCGGGGGGATTATCTCACATATTACCGGGATATAGGTTTGTGAGAAGCGAGAAACATCGAGCCGAAGTTGAGGAGTTTTGGGGGTTGCCGGCGGGGAGTATTTCACCGATTCCGGGCCGCACGGCTTGGGATATGATGACGGGTTTAGAAACGGGGGAAGTTGAGTTTCTATGGATTGCAGCCACTAATCCGGCGGTGAGTATGCCAGATTTGGAGCGGACTAAGGCGGCTTTGAGGCGATCGCCTTTCACGGTGTATCAAGAGGCTTATTATCCAACGGAAACAGCACCTTTTGCTCACATACTGTTACCAGCGACGCAGTGGAGTGAGAAGACGGGAGTAATGACTAATTCCGAACGCCGAGTAACTTTGTGTCCTGCTTTCCAGCAACCGCAGGGAGAAGCTTTGCAGGATTGGCAGATTTTTGCTGAGGTGGGCCGTCGCTTGGGTTTTGGGGATCAGTTTACTTTCCAGACTTCCGCTGAGGTACATAGTGAGTTCGTGCAGTTGACGCGGGGGCAGCCTTGCGATATGTCTGGGATGAGTCACGATCGCCTACGTGCGGAAGGGCCAATGCAGTGGCCGCTTTCGGAGAAGGAAGAAGGAAGAAGGAAGAAGGAAGAAGGAAGAGGGGAGAAGGAAGAAGGGAAAGAAGATAGCGATCGCAAGTTGGCTGCAAGTGAGAGACTTTACACGGATTGGCGTTTTCATACGCCTGATGGGAAGGCGAGATTTGCAGCTTGTCATTCGCGAGGGTTGGCGGAACCACCCGATCCGAATTATCCTTTGGTGTTAACTACTGGCCGACTTTACGGACACTGGCACACATTGACGCGGACGGGTAGAACTGAGAAGATTAATCAAATGCACCCCGATCCGTTTATTGAGATTCATCCCAGGGATGCGGAGGAATTGGGGATTGAGAATGGGGTGATGGTGGAAGTGCGATCGCGCCGAGGAGTTTGTCGGTTTCCTGCTAAGATTACGAAAGCGATCGCGCCTGGGACGGTGTTTGTACCGATGCACTGGGGTAGTTTGTGGGCCGATGGTGCCGAAGCAAATACTCTCATGCACCATGAGAGTTGTCCCGATTCTAAACAGCCAGAGTTAAAAGCTTGTGCCGTTCAATTAGTACCAATTCCAGTGGAAGTTGTAGGGGAGAAATCGTTGTTAATGGTGAGTGATTAA